One stretch of Bremerella cremea DNA includes these proteins:
- the modA gene encoding molybdate ABC transporter substrate-binding protein, producing MNLQLQSNLWCYPWLLLCGLGVILGCGKSTDAKPSAQVLILGAASTKDALQEMANVLQKSKPGELQIEISTGPSHALAQQILSGAPADIYISANRRWADKIAEAGLAEQTVDWLGNSLVLVVPTNSPITINGLEDLTSPEVKRIAVAGQNVPAGIYAEEALKHYKLWTTLSTQDLLVRGHDVRSTLTYAERGEVDAAVVYATDALLTDKVRVVARFDTASHEPIVYPLVRIKSLSPNPAADHVFKFLQSAEALQIGEKYGFVSLEKPLGDTK from the coding sequence ATGAACCTTCAACTCCAATCAAACTTGTGGTGCTATCCCTGGCTGCTTTTGTGCGGCCTTGGGGTCATCTTGGGTTGTGGCAAGTCAACCGATGCCAAGCCTTCTGCCCAAGTGCTTATCTTAGGTGCGGCGAGCACCAAAGATGCTTTGCAAGAGATGGCCAACGTCCTACAGAAGTCGAAGCCTGGGGAGTTGCAGATTGAAATCAGCACAGGTCCATCCCACGCTTTGGCGCAGCAGATCCTTTCTGGCGCTCCTGCCGATATCTATATTTCTGCGAATCGGCGTTGGGCAGATAAAATCGCTGAGGCGGGCTTGGCCGAGCAAACCGTCGATTGGCTAGGCAATTCCCTGGTTTTAGTAGTCCCCACAAACTCGCCCATAACCATAAATGGCCTGGAAGATCTGACGTCGCCGGAAGTAAAACGCATTGCCGTCGCCGGCCAGAATGTTCCGGCAGGTATTTATGCGGAAGAAGCACTGAAACATTACAAGCTGTGGACTACCCTCTCGACCCAAGACCTCCTAGTTCGAGGTCATGACGTCCGCAGCACGTTGACCTATGCCGAGCGCGGGGAAGTGGATGCGGCCGTTGTCTATGCGACCGATGCCTTGTTGACTGATAAGGTCCGCGTGGTGGCCCGCTTTGACACTGCTTCGCATGAACCAATTGTGTACCCTTTAGTTCGCATCAAGTCGCTCTCACCTAATCCAGCAGCCGACCATGTTTTTAAGTTCCTGCAATCGGCTGAAGCCCTTCAGATTGGGGAAAAGTATGGCTTTGTGTCGCTTGAAAAACCTCTAGGAGATACCAAGTAA
- the modB gene encoding molybdate ABC transporter permease subunit — translation MDAAQTSAILLSLQVSTIGVLLGLPPGLACGWLLARKNFWGKTILETIVYLPLVLPPVVTGYLLLVAFGHQGTLGILLESISGVSLLFDWKGAAVAAAVVSFPLMVRSIRLGISSVDPTLEMAAQTLGATPWDAFWTVTVPLARPGIIAGCVLSFARGFGEFGATIMISGNIPGKTQTMPLYVYDQMETPGGIEDATIVIIVAIFIAGASLMLSEVLEKTGRTNTSHDEGS, via the coding sequence GTGGATGCCGCGCAAACCTCAGCGATCCTGCTTAGCTTGCAGGTTTCCACGATTGGCGTGCTTCTTGGTCTGCCGCCAGGTTTGGCATGTGGTTGGTTGTTGGCTCGGAAGAACTTTTGGGGCAAAACCATCCTAGAGACGATCGTCTACTTGCCGTTGGTGCTTCCTCCGGTGGTTACAGGCTATCTCTTGCTGGTTGCCTTCGGTCACCAAGGAACACTCGGCATCTTGTTGGAATCGATTTCCGGCGTTTCGCTGTTGTTCGATTGGAAAGGTGCTGCGGTGGCGGCTGCGGTCGTTTCATTTCCGCTGATGGTCCGCTCGATTCGACTAGGCATCTCCAGCGTTGACCCCACTTTGGAAATGGCAGCCCAAACGCTTGGTGCTACTCCGTGGGATGCCTTCTGGACGGTCACCGTTCCCCTGGCCCGCCCGGGGATTATCGCGGGCTGCGTGCTGTCGTTCGCGCGTGGTTTTGGCGAGTTCGGCGCTACGATCATGATCTCTGGCAACATCCCAGGCAAAACCCAAACGATGCCTCTTTATGTTTACGATCAGATGGAAACGCCAGGCGGAATCGAAGATGCGACCATTGTGATTATCGTGGCCATCTTTATCGCCGGTGCGTCGCTTATGCTTAGCGAGGTCTTAGAGAAAACTGGCCGCACCAACACTTCGCACGATGAAGGCTCGTAA